The following are encoded together in the Strongyloides ratti genome assembly S_ratti_ED321, chromosome : 2 genome:
- a CDS encoding Conserved oligomeric Golgi complex, subunit 3 family-containing protein translates to MDIFTKYTEEAGEILEKKCNLYYDECLFEKEEPNEKSEVNESSVLLASKRLEALRFTRKLENEACASIDGIIQNVEDIKNMESLYGVFQTVNEIENKRQELTKIFEDLKKNYFCVTEKTSSLHHACEAMLSQQTHLAAGAEEIKTNLHYYQQVQWVMKKLQTPKLSVTGTLFTQILTTIKDCMTFLESHPDYKESSIYLEKYGQCLSKSFTVLKMSLFSDFEKAKNSVIEKKNENPKNDLSQFTEEEIFTLLYGVFGVKAFPVINAFTITDKYFSNHPDYQMLIIDCLKEYVSIRWELISDIITATIEDLLKENVNGTCVFLKKACSFLLRICDDEFRLMKEFFILPKNNVEPTSIPRGSSRCSVTSYNSSRSRVLQRATPVVNKNNQQTIFMNEFAEVFDGFTENICRILYDTFRPTIVQNKYLELLVQLFKIVKNDFIQERCINVIKLIPESENWIHSRTGFIRVMNELSGDIVERVIYKTHTFAETDIVGYVPCSGDLLYPEKLMLLNSIDETQQINKQNDSKKMHALWYPTVKRTLLGINRIYQCLDNDIFQSFMLELISACCESLEIASEKIKNSKTSVKSNLPRFVDGDLFLIKYLLILRDQTILYRSQALIKSHNVLNQEEFSRVKSPLTTMDYSFDITKYKDYASQFFNPENRGKWFELSSDNALLNILLTPPIQITEAIQDSKRLIELRLKKHCINFINELSNFYIGDLKKCTGFIEEWNKKSKEELDKEDWSKNEHLSPNILNDLTSIVIKNLSKSWPEYKKTLELYLNDNDTENVLHEAVKSSILNEFQKIEDFIGLNFKNKDSLEILSCEDLKKLLDNKENNLQEDKKDQC, encoded by the exons ATggatatttttacaaaatatactGAAGAAGCAGGcgaaattttagaaaaaaagtGTAATTTATACTATGATGAATGTCTTTTTGAAAAAGAAGAACCAAATGAAAAATCTGAAGTAAATGAATCTTCAGTTTTACTTGCTTCTAAACGTTTAGAAGCTTTAAGGTTTACAAGAAAACTTGAAAATGAAGCTTGTGCATCAATTGATGGTATAATACAAAATGtagaagatataaaaaatatggaaTCATTATATGGTGTTTTTCAGACTGTaaatgaaattgaaaataaaaggCAGGAATTGACAAAA atttttgaagatttaaaaaaaaattacttttgtGTCACAGAAAAGACATCTTCTTTACATCATGCCTGTGAAGCAATGCTTAGTCAACAAACACATCTTGCAGCAGGAGCagaagaaataaaaacaaatttacaTTACTATCAACAAGTTCAATGGGTAATGAAAAAACTTCAAACACCAAAATTATCAGTAACAGGAACTTTGTTTACACAAATTTTAACAACAATTAAAGATTGTATGACATTCTTAGAATCACATCCAGATTACAAAGAAAGTTCTATTTACCTTGAAAAATATGGACAATGTCTTAGTAAAAGTTTCACAGTTCTTAAAATGAGTTTATTTTCGGATTTTGAAAAGGCAAAAAATAGTGTtatagaaaagaaaaatgaaaatccaaaaaatgatttatcaCAATTTACAgaagaagaaatatttacattGCTTTATGGTGTTTTTGGTGTTAAAGCATTTCCTGTTATAAATGCTTTTACTATAAcggataaatatttttcaaatcaTCCGGATTATCAAATGCTTATAATTGAttgtttaaaagaatatGTTTCAATAAGGTGGGAATTAATATCAGATATAATTACAGCAACTATagaagatttattaaaagaaaacgTTAATGGTACTtgtgtatttttaaaaaaagcatGTTCATTTTTACTTAGAATATGTGATGATGAATTTAGATTAAtgaaagaattttttattttaccaaaaaataATGTGGAGCCTACTTCCATTCCAAGAGGATCATCTAGATGTTCTGTTACTTCTTATAATTCTTCCAGAAGTAGAGTTTTACAACGTGCTACTCCtgttgtaaataaaaataatcaacaaacaatatttatgaaTGAATTTGCTGAGGTTTTTGATGGATTTACGGAAAATATTTGTagaattttatatgataCTTTTAGACCAACTATtgttcaaaataaatatttagaattattggtacaattatttaaaatagtaaaaaatgattttattcaAGAACGTTGtattaatgtaataaaattaattccaGAATCAGAAAATTGGATACATTCTAGAACAGGTTTTATACGTGTTATGAATGAATTAAGTGGTGATATTGTTGAAAgagttatttataaaacgCATACATTTGCTGAAACTGATATTGTTGGGTATGTACCTTGTTCTGGTGATTTATTGTATCctgaaaaattaatgttattaaattcTATTGATGAAACACaacaaattaataaacaaaatgatTCTAAAAAGATGCATGCTTTATGGTATCCAACTGTTAAAAGAACTTTATTAGGAATAAATAGAATTTATCAATGTCttgataatgatatatttcaATCATTCATGCTTGAATTGATATCAGCATGTTGTGAATCATTGGAAATAGCAagtgaaaaaataaaaaattcaaaaacaaGTGTCAAATCAAATTTACCACGTTTTGTTGATGGTgatttatttcttattaaatatttattaattttacgTGATCAAACAATTCTTTATAGAAGTCAAGCATTGATAAAAAGTCACAATGTATTAAATCAAGAAGAATTTTCTAGAGTTAAAAGTCCATTAACAACAATGGATTATAGTTttgatataacaaaatataaagattACGCCAGCCAATTTTTTAATCCTGAAAATAGAGGAAAATGGTTTGAATTAAGTAGTGATAATgctttattaaatattttgctTACTCCACCAATTCAAATAACAGAAGCTATACAAGATAGTAAAAGATTAATAGaattaagattaaaaaaacattgtattaattttattaatgaacTTTCAAACTTTTATATAGGCGATTTAAAAAAGTGTACGGGATTTATTGAAGAAtggaataaaaaaagtaaagaaGAACTTGATAAAGAAGATTGGAGTAAAAATGAACATTTATCtccaaatattttaaatgatttaacaagtatagttattaaaaatttatctaaatcATGGCCTGAATACAAAAAAACTCTTgagttatatttaaatgacaATGATACTGAAAATGTTTTACATGAAGCAGTCAAATCATCTATTCTTAATGAATTCCAAAAAATTGAAGATTTTATTggattaaattttaaaaataaagattcaTTGGAAATTCTTTCATGTGAagatttgaaaaaattacttGACAATAaggaaaataatttacaagaagataaaaaagaTCAATGTTAA
- a CDS encoding Alkylglycerol monooxygenase, translating into MMTLNNTLNDLYQNITENLYYNGTNEVSWLNKIFTNTSFGYRFLERITFTNFRHSLYLISPYETTVDSIEKVPNYNIQVSTWWLVLIFIEFIILHLRKEDEKFALNDSITSISAGMLSQCFKFGGRAIAIFGYVFVWNNFRILELPWDSPWTWILCLFTQDFMYYLGHRAVHEAGFFWGLHTIHHSSEYYNFSTALRQAAIQDAGLALYDILQAFFIPPPIFLVHRYFSEIFQFWMHTSLIGSLGPLGIIFNTPSYHRVHHGRNAYCIDKNYGGVFIIWDKMFNTFEPERLDDPPIYGLVTPEKTFNQLYLQFHTIYDILIKKGLMKDEKGNPIFPGFINKVKAALFPPGYFPGSDIYLFFHWFSMKDPSKGIPEIKKPIIKYNPIIPTWIKLYCLLHFILLLSIFLHFEYDRDHLGYIDFTLKIAFFITSMQAFGAFFDDKWYANIIEIFRCIGVIIYYCIKLTDHIGFGPSRIFVLTLFSSSLLMWIGYTFEQLKNRRKRRISDENGKGHINVISKKEMFLDMEMNVNGINEKMKKKKIASEVDNKKETQTVDMFMKEDDEKEYQSNVVKMMDNEKPPDEPIHEKKTNNVKMPE; encoded by the exons atgaTGACACTAAATAACACACTTAATGATCTCTATCAAAATATAACAgaaaatttgtattataatGGAACTAATGAAGTTTCATGgttgaataaaatatttactaacACATCTTTTGGATATAGATTTTTGGAAAGGATAacttttacaaattttagaCATTcactttatttaatttcaCCTTATGAAACAACTGTTGATTCTATTGAAAAAGTTCctaattataatatacaaGTATCAACATGGTGGttagtattaatatttattgaatttATAATTCTTCATCTAAGAAAAGAAGATGAAAAATTTGCATTGAATGATTCTATAACATCAATTAGTGCTGGTATGTTATCacaatgttttaaatttggTGGTAGAGCAATTGCTATATTTGGATATGTTTTTGTTTGgaataattttagaattcTTGAGTTACCATGGGACTCACCATGGACATGGATTCTTTGTCTTTTTACTCAAGattttatgtattatttaGGTCATAGAGCTGTTCATG aagcTGGATTTTTTTGGGGTTTACATACGATTCACCATTCTTcagaatattataatttttcaacaGCTTTAAGGCAAGCAGCAATACAAGATGCTGGATTAGCtttatatgatattttaCAAGCATTTTTTATTCCACCACCAATTTTTCTTGTTCACAGATATTTTAGtgaaatatttcaattttgGATGCATACAAGt ttaattgGATCATTAGGACCATTaggaattatttttaatactccATCATATCATCGTGTTCACCATGGAAGAAATGCTTAttgtattgataaaaattatggtggagtttttattatatggGATAAGATGTTTAATACATTTGAACCAGAAAGATTAGATGATCCACCTATATATGGTTTAGTTACTCcagaaaaaacttttaatcaattatatttacaatttcatactatatatgatattcttattaaaaaaggaTTAATGAAAGATGAAAAAGGTAATCCAATATTTCCTggatttataaataaagttaaagcTGCTTTATTTCCACCAGGATATTTTCCTGGTTcagatatttatttattttttcattggTTTTCTATGAAAGATCCAAGTAAAGGTATAccagaaattaaaaaaccaattattaaatataatcctATTATACCTACATGGATAAAACTTTATtgtttattacattttattcttttactatcaatatttttacattttgaATATGATAGAGATCATTTGGGATATATtgattttacattaaaaatagcCTTTTTTATAACATCAATGCAAGCATTTGGAGCATTTTTTGATGATAAATGGTATGCtaatataattgaaatatttcGTTGTATTGgtgtaattatatattattgtattaaattaACAGATCACATTGGATTTGGTCCTAGTAGAATATTTGTCCTAACACTATTTTCATCATCACTTCTAATGTGGATTGGATACACATTTGAACAACTTaaaaatagaagaaaaaGGCGAATCTCCGATGAAAATGGAAAAGGGCATATCAATGTGATAAGTAAAAAGGAAATGTTTTTGGATATGGAAATGAATGTAAATGGAATAAATGagaaaatgaagaaaaaaaaaatagcaTCTGAAGTGGATAATAAAAAGGAAACACAAACAGTTGACATGTTCATGAAAGAGGATGATGAAAAGGAGTACCAAAGTAATGTAGTAAAAATGATGGATAATGAGAAACCTCCTGATGAACCGAtacatgaaaaaaaaaccaacAATGTTAAGATGCCTgaataa
- a CDS encoding Short transient receptor potential channel 5 has product MYAGVSAPRRYPTSTLGTSPSVNSSSNWKILSHSPRPPRGRPAHYGGTHPNGLPTTVHIKTQDMLKPQERKLLEAAEAGDKPTMLHVLNNSSDDFNLNAMDAMGRTAIEIAVDNENIEIVELLLQQENIRIGNALLCAIREGVYRLVEMLINHKSITTEMLGPGWGKHLNETEVSSSEYSSDISPVILAAHLNRFEILQMLIRKDATIENPHKHSCCCDECDRERINDSLHHSLKRINTYRALASPAWMSLTSPDPILSAFKLSWELEKLASLEHEFKDTYLQLSEQCKQYACDLLTQCRSTEEVISVLNKEENNHDENIDVWASKLSLRRLKLAIKYKQKSFVAHPHCQQLLTSIWYEGFPGRQQRGSYWNFFMCAILILLWPFLALSYIIMPKSKLGRIVRSPFMKFLYYSISFGCFLILLTLATFEPYRYEKGAIRGGGKNRASDRGPPPTVIESLVFLWVMGMIWSEVKQLWDEGFKKYTLQWWNWLDFIMMCLYLCTIALRVGAYYLFNYCQEFTNIRYMIRTYWDAFEPILVAEGLFAVGNIFSFARIIYLFQTNPYLGPLQISLGCMLVDVAKFCFIFGLIISSFSIGLAQLYWYYDSYTPVCITPDNCKLEANAFSDIANSYMTLLWSLFSITKVEDTDVLEEHYFTQWVGRGMFVTYHMTAIIVLLNMLIAMMSHSFQIINDHADLEWKFHRTKLWMTHFDEGSTLSPPFNIIITPKAIYYFIIKIYNLLRWLCGKYQYQKSKTRATIRRPGYSRKRNEIEKKGGSETEDDENKPLTYMDIMQRLVSRFILQTKKDMKMDGVNEDDLLEIKQDISSLRYELRDDRRKEIVRSSSHIDAVKRDIMRTMSASNRIFGCNLRSPRKDSLPEENFNGYDGFEDNLTPSDIIFTTPLDTNNIFFNLELPSIEDDGDELKKNNNEENKLIRKESSISQILETPSECAFSMKPAIKKNRPSIYSVRNFKTNNNIEELIECWRSEMNIKLDKLIDEINLKNGNKLCARKSGTSVKFAEEKYIDPKSPSKVSFKE; this is encoded by the exons atgtaTGCTGGGGTATCAGCACCAAGAAGATATCCTACATCTACTTTAGGAACTTCTCCTTCTGTTAACTCTTCCTCTAATTGGAAAATTTTAAGTCATAGTCCTAGACCTCCAAGAGGAAGACCAGCTCATTATGGAGGAACTCATCCAAATGGATTACCAACTACTGTTCATATTAAGACACAAGATATGTTGAAACCTCAGGAAAGAAAATTACTTGAAGCTGCTGAAGCTGGTGATAAACCTACTATGTTACATGTTCTTAATAAT agttcagatgattttaatttaaatgctATGGATGCTATGGGAAGGACTGCTATTGAAATTGCTGtagataatgaaaatattgaaattgttgaattattattacaacaAGAAAATATACGTATTGGAAATGCTTTATTATGTGCTATTAGAGAAGGTGTATATAGATTAGTAGAAATGTTAATTAATCATAAGTCAATAACTACAGAGATGTTAGGACCAGGATGGGGTAAACATTTAAATGAAACTGAAGTATCTTCTTCTGAATATTCTAGTGATATTTCACCTGTAATTCTTGCTGCACACCTTAATAGATTTGAAATATTACAAATGTTAATTAGAAAAGATGCTACTATAGAAAATCCACATAAACATTCATGTTGTTGTGATGAATGTGATAGAGAAAGAATCAATGATTCATTACATCattcattaaaaagaattaatacTTATCGTGCTTTAGCTTCACCAGCCTGGATGTCATTAACTAGTCCTGATCCTATCTTAAGTGCCTTCAAATTATCATGGGAATTAGAAAAACTTGCCTCTTTAGAACATGAATTTAAAGATACATATTTACAATTATCTGAACAATGTAAACAATATGCTTGTGATTTACTAACACAATGCCGTAGTACAGAAGAGGTTATATCtgtattaaataaagaagaaaataatcATGATGAAAATATTGATGTATGGGCATCTAAATTAAGTTTAAGAAGATTAAAATTagcaataaaatataaacaaaaatctTTTGTTGCTCATCCACATTGTCAACAATTATTAACATCTATATGGTATGAAGGTTTTCCTGGAAGACAACAACGTGGATCATAttggaatttttttatgtgtgctatacttatattattatgGCCTTTTTTAGCACtttcatatattattatgcCAAAATCAAAACTTGGTAGAATTGTTAGAAGTCCTTTTAtgaaatttctttattattctatttcttttggatgttttttaatacttttaacaTTAGCTACTTTTGAACCATATAGATATGAAAAAGGAGCAATTAGAGGTGGTGGTAAAAATCGTGCATCAGATCGTGGACCACCACCAACAGTTATTGAATCGTTAGTCTTTTTATGGGTAATGGGAATGATATGGTCAGAAGTTAAACAATTATGGGATGAaggatttaaaaaatatacattacaATGGTGGAATTGGTTAGATTTTATAATGATGTGTCTTTATCTTTGTACAATAGCATTACGTGTTGGGgcatattatttatttaattattgtcAAGAATTTACTAATATAAGATATATGATAAGAACATATTGGGATGCCTTTGAACCAATTCTTGTTGCTGAAGGACTTTTTGCTGtaggaaatatttttagttttgcaagaattatttatctatttCAAACAAATCCATATTTAGGACCATTACAAATATCATTGGGATGTATGTTAGTTGATGTTgctaaattttgttttatatttggTTTAATAATTAGTAGTTTTTCTATTGGATTAGCACAATTATATTGGTATTATGATTCATATACACCTGTCTGTATAACACCAGATAATTGTAAACTTGAAGCTAATGCATTTAGTGATATAGCAAATTCATATATGACATTATTATGgtcattattttcaattactAAAGTTGAAGATACAGATGTTTTAGAAGAACATTATTTTACTCAATGGGTTGGAAGAGGAATGTTTGTAACTTATCATATGACAGCTATTATAgtacttttaaatatgttaattGCTATGATGTCTCATTcatttcaaataattaatgatCATGCTGATTTAGAATGGAAATTTCATAGAACTAAATTATGGATGACACATTTTGATGAGGGTAGTACTTTATCACCaccatttaatattattataacacCAAAAgctatatattattttattatcaaaatttataatttacttAGATGGCTTTGTGGAAAATATCAATATCAAAAGAGTAAGACCCGTGCTACTATACGA agaCCAGGATATAgtagaaaaagaaatgaaaTTGAAAAGAAAGGCGGTAGTGAAACTGAAGATGATGAGAATAAACCATTAACATATATGGATATAATGCAACGACTTGTATCTAGATTTATTCTTCAAACTAAAAAAGATATGAAAATGGATGGTGTTAATGAAGATGActtattagaaataaaacaAGATATTAGTAGTTTACGTTATGAGTTACGTGATGATAGAAGAAAAGAAATTGTTAGATCATCATCTCATATAGATGCTGTTAAAAGAGATATTATGAGAACAATGTCAGCAAGTAATAGAATATTTGGTTGTAATTTACGTTCCCCAAGAAAAGATAGTCTTCCGGAggaaaattttaatggttATGATGGATTTGAAGATAATTTAACACCTAgtgatattatatttactaCACCACTtgatacaaataatattttctttaatctTGAACTTCCCTCAATAGAAGATGATGgtgatgaattaaaaaaaaataataatgaagaaaataaattaataagaaaagAATCAAGTATTTCACAAATACTAGAAACACCATCAGAATGTGCCTTTTCAATGAAACCagcaattaaaaaaaatagaccATCTATTTATTCtgtaagaaattttaaaacaaataataatattgaagaaTTAATTGAATGTTGGAGAAGtgaaatgaatataaaattagataaattaattgatgagataaatttaaaaaatggcAATAAATTATGTGCAAGAAAATCGGGAACAAGTGTTAAATTTGctgaagaaaaatatatagatcCAAAAAGTCCTTCTAAAGTGtcttttaaagaataa
- a CDS encoding Nemo-like kinase encodes MALAPSQYDNGTTNNSQYTRHYINQNAVGINAPSTIQQIPPPISQQNIGLLKMITNDKYYFTPEQLNNCPPDEPIGYGAFGIVWSVTDPRTLQRVALKRMTNIFQNLASCKRTFREIQMLSCFQHDNVLGLHDILQPNDKKLFQEIHILTELMQSDLHKIIVSQQPLTTEHIKVFLYQTLRGMKYLHSANILHRDIKPGNLLINSNCVLKICDFGLARLWDYRDNETMTHEVVTQYYRAPELLMGAKRYTSAIDMWSIGCIFAEMLGRRILFQAQGPIDQLNMIIEMLGTPPTEGMMTACEGARNHVLRSPYRPPRQDRFYHISQNMTQDCVHLLSCMLEFDPSKRIDVETALHHPYLHDGRLRFHNSMCTCCHTAPNRERVYAKVLDPVHSCPLDPKWEKEISSLSMFELRDKLYTCVTQRSQRNGVPLTLNPLSPRYNEFIEQS; translated from the exons ATGGCATTAGCTCCATCACAATATGATAATGGTACAACAAATAATTCACAATATACAAGACATTATATTAATCAAAATGCCGTAGGAATTAATGCTCCAAGTACTATTCAACAAATTCCTCCACCAATATCGCAACAAAATATtggattattaaaaatgataacaaatgataaatattattttacaccAGAACAATTAAATAACTGTCCTCCAGATGAACCTATAGGTTATGGAGCATTTGGAATTGTATGGTCTGTAACAGATCCTCGAACACTTCAAAGAGTTGCTTTAAAAAGAAtgacaaatatttttcaaaatttagcATCTTGTAAAAGAACATTTCGTGAAATACAAATGTTATCTTGTTTTCAACATGATAATGTTCTTGGATTACATGACATATTACAaccaaatgataaaaaattatttcaagaaat acATATATTAACAGAGTTAATGCAAAGTGATTTACACAAAATAATTGTTTCTCAACAACCATTAACAACTGAACATATTAaggtatttttatatcaaacaTTGAGAGGaatgaaatatttacattCTGCTAACATATTACATAGAGATATAAAACCaggaaatttattaattaatagtaattgtgttttaaaaatttgtgaTTTTGGTTTAGCAAGACTTTGGGATTATCGAGATAATGAAACAATGACTCATGAAGTTGTGACGCAATATTATAGAGCTCCAGAATTATTGATGGGTGCTAAGAGGTATACAAGTGCTATTGATATGTGGTCAATTGGTTGTATATTTGCAGAGATGTTAGGAAGGAGGATATTATTTCAAGCACAAGGTCCAATTGATCAATTAAATATGATTATTGAGATGTTAGGAACACCACCAACAGAAGGTATGATGACAGCATGCGAAGGAGCAAGAAATCATGTATTACGGAGTCCTTATAGACCACCAAGACAAGATagattttatcatatatctCAAAATATGACACAAGATTGTGTACATTTATTAAGTTGTATGTTAGAATTTGATCCATCAAAAAGAATTGATGTTGAAACGGCACTCCATCATCCATATTTACATGATGGTCGTTTAAGATTTCATAATTCTATGTGTACATGTTGTCATACGGCACCAAATAGGGAACGTGTATATGCTAAAGTTCTTGATCCAGTTCATTCTTGTCCATTAGATCCAAAATGGGAAAAAGAAATTTCCAGTCTTTCAATGTTTGAGTTAAGAGATAAATTATACACGTGTGTTACACAACGATCTCAACGTAATGGTGTACCGTTAACATTAAATCCTCTTTCTCCAAGATATAATGAATTTATCGAGCAATCGTAA
- a CDS encoding Nematode cuticle collagen, N-terminal domain and Collagen triple helix repeat-containing protein, whose product MADKTQIAEAASMKRLAFFGIAISTIATMTAVIAIPMVYTYLQHIESSIKIEVDFCSHRSQGLIEELQRLEEQVGLSRRHKRYSEQHQRVGRRNQILRGAATYDGGSGSSGGYSSGQAISAAPAEALGGGGGSGGCCGGCSYGPPGPPGKDGSDGKDGTDGQPGKQGDDGSDAAAPDSKASEPCQTCPAGPPGPAGNPGPKGPNGNPGSAGAPGNAGAPGDAGAPGPGGPPGSDGAPGNPGAPGPAGTVNEVPGPAGPPGPPGPPGPAGADGEPGAPGSGSDGPPGPAGDPGPQGPAGNPGAPGTAGEPGSAGEGGSCGHCPPPRTAPGY is encoded by the exons ATGGCTGATAAAACACAGATTGCTGAAGCGGCGTCTATGAAACGTTTGGCATTTTTTGGTATTGCCATTAGTACTATAGCTACAATGACTGCCGTTATTGCTATTCCAATGGTTTATACTTATCTTCAGCACATTGAATCATCTATTAAAATTGAAGTTGACTTTTGTTCACATCGTTCACAAGGATTAATAGAAGAACTTCAACGATTAGAAGAACAAGTTGGACTTTCTAGAAGACATAAAAGATATTCAGAACAACATCAAAGAGTTGGAAGAAGAAATCAAATTCTTAGAGGTGCCGCTACTTATGATGGTGGAAGTGGATCATCAGGAGGATATTCATCTGGTCAAGCTATTTCTGCTGCACCTGCTGAAGCTTTAGGAGGTGGTGGTGGAAGTGGAGGATGTTGTGGTGGATGCTCATATGGACCACCAGGACCTCCAGGAAAAGATGGATCTGATGGTAAAGATGGAACTGATGGACAACcag gTAAACAAGGAGATGATGGTAGTGATGCTGCTGCTCCTGATTCTAAAGCTTCAGAACCATGCCAAACTTGCCCTGCTGGACCACCAGGACCAGCTGGAAACCCAGGACCAAAAGGACCAAATGGAAATCCAGGAAGTGCAGGAGCACCAGGAAATGCCGGAGCACCAGGAGATGCAGGTGCACCAGGACCAGGAGGACCACCAGGTAGTGATGGAGCACCAGGAAATCCTGGAGCACCAGGGCCAGCTGGTACTGTTAATGAAGTTCCTGGACCTGCTGGACCACCTGGACCACCTGGTCCACCAGGACCTGCAGGAGCTGATGGTGAACCAGGTGCTCCAGGAAGTGGTTCTGATGGCCCACCAGGACCAGCTGGAGATCCAGGTCCACAAGGACCAGCCGGAAATCCAGGAGCTCCAGGAACTGCAGGTGAACCTGGATCAGCTGGAGAAGGTGGTTCATGTGGTCATTGTCCACCACCTCGTACTGCTCCAGGAtattaa
- a CDS encoding Helix loop helix protein 4C: protein MDTSNYYNNNYQQQNNCNIFQVTYHSSNLDPEYLKKLSKAERRKQRRATPKYRTMHASRERIRVESFNNAFAKLRTLLPTLPINKKLSKIEILRISIAYINYLDNLLTL, encoded by the exons ATGGATACATCTaactattataataataactatcaacaacaaaataattgtaatatttttcaagttACTTATCATTCTTCTAATCTGGATcctgaatatttaaaaaaacttagTAAAGCTGAAAGAAGAAAACAACGAAGAGCAACACCTAAATATAGAACTATGCATGCAAGTCGTGAAAG aatTCGTGTTGAAAGTTTTAACAATGCTTTTGCCAAATTACGTACTTTATTACCAACTTTaccaattaataaaaaattaagcaAAATAGAGATTCTTCGTATTTCCATTGcatatattaattatcttGATAATTTACtaactttataa